A region of Pseudorasbora parva isolate DD20220531a chromosome 14, ASM2467924v1, whole genome shotgun sequence DNA encodes the following proteins:
- the gpr35.1 gene encoding G-protein coupled receptor 35.1, producing MATTNFMLQNWSSETYRSSIPTVENCPLNITHTVTILQKVTSISTFFFGVLGNIYVLVMFFRRPRTDWTYMNVYITNMAIADCALLVFLPFKIHYYDKELDEKLKGLCNFVLWVNYVNTYVSILTVTAISVVRYVAVKYPMRAKTVFSCRRSLVVCALIWLFVCSLGFLYFLKDSNNDKTMCFQRVKKSLSLHFVLLLSVVGFLLPFLVMLYCSVRVIYTLRQRLNIGARSKKIQCMFIIATNLIVFVICFFPVHLGYLIKLVAENNHMRKYSCAEKLAAHNFLHAATCISSMNCGLDCFIYFFATKTSWTMCCTKKNEKEEAECNYNEVGD from the exons atggcgacgACCAACTTTATGCTTCAAAACTGGTCTTCAGAAACCTACAG GTCATCAATCCCCACAGTTGAAAACTGCCCCCTTAACATCACCCACACAGTCACAATCCTACAAAAAGTCACTTCGATCTCCACCTTCTTCTTCGGGGTTTTGGGGAACATTTACGTTCTGGTGATGTTCTTCCGGCGTCCCAGAACCGACTGGACCTACATGAACGTCTACATCACCAATATGGCCATCGCAGACTGCGCTCTGTTGGTGTTCCTTCCCTTTAAGATTCATTATTACGACAAGGAATTGGATGAAAAATTGAAGGGACTGTGTAATTTTGTTTTGTGGGttaattacgtcaacacatacGTGAGTATCCTCACCGTCACCGCCATAAGTGTGGTGCGCTACGTGGCCGTTAAGTACCCCATGAGGGCCAAGACTGTTTTCTCCTGTAGGAGATCTCTGGTGGTTTGCGCGCTCATATGGCTCTTCGTTTGCTCCCTCGGCTTCCTTTACTTCTTAAAGGACTCTAATAACGATAAAACAATGTGCTTCCAGAGGGTCAAGAAAAGCTTGTCGTTGCATTTCGTCTTGTTGTTGAGCGTCGTTGGGTTCCTCTTGCCGTTCCTGGTCATGTTGTACTGCTCCGTCAGGGTCATTTACACTCTGCGGCAGCGGTTGAACATTGGAGCCCGTTCTAAAAAGATCCAGTGCATGTTTATAATCGCGACCAATTTAATTGTGTTTGTCATATGCTTTTTCCCGGTCCACTTGGGGTACTTGATCAAATTAGTCGCGGAAAACAATCACATGAGAAAATACAGCTGCGCCGAAAAACTGGCCGCGCACAACTTCCTGCATGCCGCAACTTGCATTTCCAGTATGAACTGTGGCTTGGACTgctttatctatttttttgcCACCAAAACCTCATGGACTATGTGCTGCAcaaagaaaaatgaaaaagaaGAAGCTGAATGTAATTATAACGAGGTTGGTGATTGA